In one window of Meiothermus sp. DNA:
- a CDS encoding 8-oxo-dGTP diphosphatase → MPYTPILATLGFVLSPDGQQVLLVYRNARPDDPAFGKYNGLGGKLEPTEDVAAGMRREIREEAGLEALQLVLRGTLSWPGFGKNGEDWFGFIFVIPDWSGTPLESNSEGQLHWIPMEKILRQELHMWPGDKHFLPLVFDADPRPFHGVMPYADGQPVAWSFNR, encoded by the coding sequence ATGCCTTACACCCCTATCCTCGCCACCCTGGGTTTTGTGCTTTCGCCCGACGGCCAGCAGGTCTTGCTGGTTTACCGCAACGCCCGCCCCGACGATCCGGCTTTTGGCAAATACAACGGGCTGGGAGGTAAACTCGAGCCCACCGAGGATGTGGCCGCCGGCATGCGGCGGGAAATCCGGGAAGAAGCGGGCCTCGAGGCGCTCCAGCTTGTCTTGCGGGGAACCCTCTCCTGGCCGGGTTTCGGCAAAAACGGCGAGGACTGGTTTGGTTTCATTTTTGTGATTCCAGACTGGTCAGGAACCCCCCTCGAGTCTAATTCAGAGGGCCAACTCCACTGGATTCCCATGGAAAAAATACTGCGCCAAGAACTCCATATGTGGCCAGGTGACAAGCACTTTCTGCCCCTGGTGTTCGATGCCGATCCACGCCCTTTCCACGGGGTGATGCCTTACGCGGACGGCCAGCCGGTAGCATGGTCATTTAACCGTTGA
- a CDS encoding zinc ribbon domain-containing protein, whose translation MSDPLAELNRLQERDLELDQIREDQSRIPEELTQARVHFRALENQLTGLQDQLREVRLAYHKADLELQDLKSKREKAKAAQAQATGAKEQTQYGEQIRQLSGLIEDLEGSKDVVGQMMPLMEQMDKLEEELAQVKTQLDEARPRLEALEAANQQRVNDLEAAYQSKKADRDQLAATIPAPIVKEYESIRKARKGTGLAKMAKTSNGYRCTACNVQLPMHVAQQIHQAQKVVRCPSCGRILWKGE comes from the coding sequence GTGAGTGACCCGCTGGCCGAGTTGAACCGCCTACAGGAACGCGACCTCGAGCTTGACCAGATCCGCGAAGATCAATCCCGCATTCCCGAGGAGCTAACGCAGGCCCGTGTACACTTCAGGGCATTGGAGAATCAACTTACTGGCTTGCAAGACCAGTTGCGCGAAGTGCGCCTGGCCTACCACAAGGCCGACCTCGAGCTGCAAGATCTCAAAAGCAAGCGTGAAAAAGCCAAAGCGGCCCAGGCCCAGGCCACCGGGGCCAAGGAGCAAACCCAGTACGGCGAGCAGATTCGCCAGCTCTCGGGCCTGATCGAAGACCTCGAGGGCAGCAAAGACGTGGTGGGCCAGATGATGCCGCTGATGGAGCAGATGGACAAGCTGGAAGAAGAACTGGCCCAGGTCAAAACCCAGTTAGACGAAGCCAGGCCCAGGCTCGAGGCGCTGGAGGCCGCCAACCAGCAGCGGGTAAACGACCTCGAGGCCGCCTACCAGTCCAAAAAAGCCGACCGCGACCAACTGGCTGCCACCATTCCCGCGCCCATCGTCAAGGAGTACGAGTCCATCCGCAAGGCCCGCAAAGGTACGGGCCTGGCCAAAATGGCCAAAACCAGCAACGGCTATCGCTGTACGGCCTGCAACGTCCAGCTTCCCATGCACGTGGCCCAGCAAATCCACCAGGCCCAGAAGGTGGTGCGTTGTCCCTCCTGTGGGCGCATCTTGTGGAAAGGGGAGTAG
- the cas6e gene encoding type I-E CRISPR-associated protein Cas6/Cse3/CasE, with protein MYLSRLQLDPRSKQARTDLANPYQLHATLCWAFRKAERPAEGESEERGRTVEPFLWRLEAGKTPIVLVQSAGRPNWDKLNERFPGYFQSLPEYKPLLLEHLQPAQTLRFRLKANPTVTKQGKRHGLKGVEEQLEWLSRQGEKGGFAVLGAMVAQSERVKMVKHSGGPPIVVQSVLYEGYLKIADLEVFKRTLATGLGHAKALGFGLLSIAKVSR; from the coding sequence GTGTACCTGAGCCGACTCCAGCTTGATCCCCGCTCCAAGCAAGCCCGCACCGACCTCGCCAACCCCTACCAGCTCCACGCCACCCTGTGCTGGGCCTTCCGTAAGGCTGAGCGACCCGCCGAGGGCGAGAGCGAAGAGCGTGGGAGAACCGTCGAGCCGTTTCTCTGGCGCTTGGAAGCGGGTAAAACCCCGATTGTGCTGGTTCAGAGCGCAGGACGACCTAACTGGGACAAACTCAATGAGCGGTTTCCTGGCTACTTTCAAAGCTTGCCCGAGTATAAGCCCCTACTCCTCGAGCACCTCCAACCCGCCCAAACCCTGCGCTTCCGACTCAAGGCCAACCCCACCGTCACCAAGCAGGGCAAGCGCCACGGTCTTAAGGGGGTCGAGGAGCAACTCGAGTGGCTCTCCCGGCAGGGCGAGAAGGGCGGCTTTGCCGTCTTGGGCGCGATGGTGGCCCAGAGCGAGCGCGTGAAGATGGTCAAGCACTCGGGTGGCCCGCCCATTGTGGTGCAGTCGGTGCTGTACGAGGGCTACCTAAAGATCGCCGACCTCGAGGTGTTCAAGCGCACGCTTGCTACCGGCCTCGGTCACGCCAAGGCCCTAGGGTTTGGCCTGCTCTCCATCGCAAAGGTTTCTCGCTAG
- the cas2e gene encoding type I-E CRISPR-associated endoribonuclease Cas2e produces MVVIVLENVPKRLRGELSRWMLEVSSGVFVGSMSALVRDLLWEKCKEKKTVGRCCLMYRTSNEQGFTIRTHGDATRTLVDFDGITLVAVQNAEWQRMHAKRKKSKATENLEKENPNPSARDFDTSDGVSG; encoded by the coding sequence ATGGTCGTGATTGTGCTGGAAAATGTACCCAAGCGTCTGCGCGGCGAGCTATCGCGCTGGATGCTGGAAGTGAGCAGCGGTGTTTTTGTGGGCAGCATGTCGGCATTGGTGCGGGATCTGCTGTGGGAGAAGTGCAAAGAGAAAAAGACCGTAGGGCGTTGTTGCCTGATGTACCGTACCAGCAACGAGCAAGGTTTTACGATCCGAACCCATGGCGACGCCACCCGCACCCTGGTAGACTTTGATGGCATCACGCTGGTCGCTGTGCAAAACGCCGAATGGCAGCGCATGCATGCCAAACGGAAAAAGTCTAAGGCGACCGAGAACCTTGAAAAAGAAAATCCCAACCCATCAGCTCGGGATTTCGACACTTCAGACGGGGTAAGCGGCTGA
- a CDS encoding MBL fold metallo-hydrolase, whose translation MKVYGLSVGPLQENTYLLVGERGRGVIVDPGDEPERILAEVHRVGLRPEAILLTHAHFDHVGAVAPLVEALELPVYLHPGDLALYQNAVQSAARWGLSIPQPPEPVLPLAEGQELDFGLGLSVLFLPGHAPGHVGFYSPGYLVSGDVLFRGGIGRYDLPGSDPQALFASLQKLTRLPPQTVVYPGHGPRTTLAEEMAHNPYLVG comes from the coding sequence ATGAAGGTATATGGTCTTAGCGTGGGCCCCTTACAAGAAAACACCTACTTGCTGGTGGGCGAGCGTGGACGGGGGGTCATTGTAGACCCTGGGGACGAGCCGGAGCGCATCCTGGCCGAAGTGCACCGGGTGGGCCTGCGCCCGGAGGCCATCCTGCTGACCCACGCCCATTTCGACCATGTGGGGGCGGTGGCGCCATTGGTGGAGGCTTTAGAGCTGCCGGTTTACCTGCATCCAGGCGACCTGGCCCTCTACCAGAACGCCGTGCAGAGCGCGGCCCGCTGGGGCCTGTCCATTCCCCAGCCGCCCGAGCCTGTCCTGCCCCTGGCCGAGGGGCAGGAACTGGATTTTGGTCTGGGCCTTTCGGTGCTGTTCCTGCCCGGTCATGCGCCGGGGCATGTGGGCTTTTACAGCCCCGGCTACCTGGTGAGCGGGGATGTGCTCTTTCGGGGTGGCATTGGCCGCTACGACCTGCCGGGCAGCGACCCCCAGGCCCTGTTTGCCTCGCTGCAAAAACTCACCCGGCTGCCCCCCCAGACGGTGGTCTACCCCGGTCATGGCCCCCGCACGACCCTGGCCGAGGAAATGGCCCATAATCCCTATCTTGTGGGCTAA
- a CDS encoding sulfurtransferase, whose product MILSTDPPAHALLIDSRSPAEYARGHLEGAINLDLSGFRGRLRSEEELRQLEQALADLNGRLGAGPQRPVVVYDVGFSTRLTKTAFMLALGGLEVQLWPQGWEARATSQTPAQPQAGEPWARLKRDILLTADEILTHPDQLLLDVREPQEFAIAHIPGAKNIPLGVFGLDNAEALGLYAGQVVGVHCRSGARSASAFWLLRQQGVQARNYLGSMLEWEAEADLPVERP is encoded by the coding sequence ATGATTCTTTCCACCGACCCACCCGCCCATGCTTTGCTCATAGATAGCCGCTCGCCCGCCGAGTATGCCCGGGGGCACCTGGAGGGGGCCATCAACCTCGACCTTTCGGGCTTTCGCGGGCGCCTGCGCAGCGAAGAGGAGCTCCGGCAGCTCGAGCAGGCCCTGGCCGATCTCAACGGGCGCTTAGGGGCAGGCCCCCAGAGGCCGGTGGTGGTCTACGATGTGGGCTTCAGCACCCGCCTCACCAAGACCGCTTTCATGCTGGCCCTGGGCGGACTGGAGGTGCAGTTGTGGCCGCAGGGTTGGGAGGCCCGGGCCACCAGCCAAACCCCGGCCCAGCCCCAGGCGGGCGAACCCTGGGCCAGGCTCAAACGCGATATTCTCCTGACAGCCGACGAAATACTGACCCATCCGGATCAGCTTCTGCTCGACGTGCGCGAACCGCAAGAGTTCGCCATCGCCCACATTCCCGGCGCGAAAAACATTCCGCTGGGGGTCTTTGGGCTCGACAACGCCGAGGCCCTGGGACTTTATGCGGGCCAGGTGGTGGGGGTGCACTGCCGCAGCGGGGCCCGCAGCGCCAGCGCGTTCTGGCTGCTGCGGCAGCAGGGGGTACAGGCCCGCAACTACCTGGGCAGTATGCTCGAGTGGGAAGCCGAGGCCGACCTACCGGTGGAGCGGCCTTGA
- the aguB gene encoding N-carbamoylputrescine amidase — MTKLAVVQMSMTADRDHNVAKATRMVREAAAKGAQIVLLPELFENLYFCQAERDKFFALANPVENHPFLPHFQQLAQELGVVLPISFFEKAGQAYYNSLALIDATGEILGTYRKSHIPDGPGYEEKYYFNPGDTGFKAFPTCFGPVGAGICWDQWFPECARSMALLGAEILLYPTAIGSEPAEAGGIDTKDMWQRAMIGHAVANVCYLAAANRVGTEVVEGLEQTFYGSSFIADYMGNKLAEAGRSEETVLLADLNLEEARAFRASFGFFRDRRPDLYGPLLTLDGQTRRP; from the coding sequence ATGACCAAACTTGCCGTTGTGCAAATGTCCATGACAGCAGACCGCGACCACAACGTGGCCAAGGCCACCCGGATGGTGCGCGAAGCCGCCGCAAAGGGGGCGCAAATTGTGCTGCTGCCGGAGCTATTCGAGAATCTTTACTTTTGCCAGGCCGAGCGGGATAAGTTTTTTGCCCTGGCCAATCCGGTCGAAAATCACCCTTTTCTGCCCCACTTCCAGCAGTTGGCCCAGGAACTCGGCGTGGTGCTGCCCATTTCTTTTTTCGAGAAGGCCGGGCAGGCTTACTACAACAGCCTGGCCCTGATTGACGCCACGGGCGAAATCCTGGGCACTTACCGCAAGTCGCATATCCCCGACGGCCCCGGCTACGAAGAGAAGTACTACTTCAACCCGGGCGATACCGGCTTCAAGGCCTTCCCCACCTGCTTTGGCCCGGTGGGCGCGGGCATTTGCTGGGATCAGTGGTTCCCCGAGTGTGCCCGCAGCATGGCCCTGCTGGGCGCGGAAATTCTCCTCTACCCCACCGCCATTGGCTCCGAGCCCGCCGAGGCCGGCGGCATCGATACCAAGGACATGTGGCAGCGCGCCATGATCGGCCATGCGGTGGCCAACGTCTGCTACCTGGCCGCCGCCAACCGGGTGGGCACCGAGGTGGTGGAGGGCCTCGAGCAGACCTTCTATGGCTCCTCCTTCATCGCCGACTACATGGGCAACAAGCTGGCCGAGGCAGGCCGCAGCGAAGAGACCGTTTTGCTGGCCGATTTAAACCTGGAAGAAGCCCGCGCCTTCCGGGCGAGTTTTGGTTTCTTTCGCGATCGTCGGCCCGACCTGTACGGCCCGCTTCTCACCCTGGACGGCCAAACCCGCCGCCCCTGA
- a CDS encoding aminotransferase class I/II-fold pyridoxal phosphate-dependent enzyme yields MFRSRRTPLGGGVFLEMDAAKAEARARGLEVIDLSIGASDLPPPPEALQALKQAIDDPATYGYCLKSGTLPFLESAAEWYFRRYGVRLEPQQEALCLIGSQEGLAHLLMAVADPGDVLLMCDVAYPSYFGAARVAGLEAYLMPLGENLLPNLWAVPEAVARRAKAVLLNYPNNPTAALAPEEFFVEALKFCQHYDLLLIHDNPYLDQALKPTPSPLALPGGRERVVELFSFSKSYHLAGFRLGFALGNARAIESLEALKAPIDFNPYLGIQRMGMAALAIPPARLQADARIWAGRRSAMAAALAEQGWEVPLPEAGMYLWARLPPGLALDDLQFAKALLAQTGVALSPGRAFGPGGVGYVRFALVQPEVVLRQAAQKIGAFIRSAEG; encoded by the coding sequence ATGTTTCGCTCCCGTCGTACCCCCTTGGGTGGAGGGGTTTTCCTGGAGATGGACGCCGCCAAGGCCGAGGCCCGCGCCCGGGGCCTGGAGGTGATAGACCTCTCGATTGGGGCCTCCGACCTGCCGCCGCCGCCCGAAGCCCTGCAAGCCCTCAAACAGGCCATCGACGACCCCGCGACCTATGGCTACTGCCTCAAGTCGGGCACCTTGCCCTTCCTGGAGTCCGCTGCCGAATGGTACTTCCGGCGCTATGGGGTGCGCCTCGAGCCCCAGCAGGAGGCCCTCTGCCTGATTGGTTCGCAGGAGGGACTGGCCCACCTGCTCATGGCCGTGGCCGACCCCGGCGACGTACTGCTGATGTGCGACGTGGCCTACCCCTCCTACTTTGGGGCGGCCCGGGTGGCGGGCCTCGAGGCCTACCTGATGCCCCTGGGTGAGAATTTGCTGCCCAACCTGTGGGCCGTGCCGGAGGCAGTAGCCCGGCGGGCCAAGGCGGTGCTGCTCAACTACCCCAACAACCCCACCGCGGCCCTGGCCCCCGAGGAATTTTTTGTGGAGGCGCTGAAGTTCTGCCAGCACTACGACCTGCTGCTCATCCACGACAACCCCTACCTCGACCAGGCCCTAAAGCCCACCCCCTCACCCCTGGCCCTACCTGGGGGGCGGGAACGGGTGGTGGAGCTTTTTAGCTTTTCCAAGAGCTACCACCTGGCCGGGTTCCGGCTGGGCTTTGCCCTGGGCAACGCCCGGGCCATCGAGAGCCTGGAAGCCCTCAAAGCCCCCATTGATTTCAACCCGTACCTGGGCATCCAGCGCATGGGCATGGCGGCGCTGGCCATCCCCCCGGCGCGCTTGCAGGCCGATGCCCGGATCTGGGCCGGCCGGCGCAGCGCCATGGCGGCGGCCCTGGCCGAGCAGGGCTGGGAGGTTCCGCTACCGGAGGCCGGGATGTACCTCTGGGCCCGGCTGCCCCCAGGGCTGGCCCTGGACGATTTGCAGTTTGCCAAAGCGCTACTGGCCCAAACCGGTGTGGCCCTCTCGCCGGGACGGGCTTTTGGGCCGGGTGGGGTGGGCTACGTGCGTTTTGCGCTGGTACAGCCCGAGGTGGTGCTGCGCCAGGCTGCCCAGAAAATAGGGGCCTTTATTCGTAGCGCAGAGGGCTAG
- a CDS encoding RidA family protein: MSQKQVQTNHAPQAIGPYSQAIVANGMVFCSGQIPLTPSGDLVTGDVEAQTHQVMKNLGAVLEAAGSSMAKVVQTTCYLADMNDFPVFNKVYAEYVKEPFPARATVQVARLPRDVRVEVACIALL, encoded by the coding sequence ATGAGCCAGAAACAAGTCCAGACCAACCACGCACCCCAGGCCATCGGCCCCTACAGCCAAGCTATTGTGGCAAACGGCATGGTGTTTTGCTCGGGTCAGATTCCCCTGACCCCCTCCGGTGATCTGGTTACGGGCGATGTGGAGGCCCAGACCCATCAGGTGATGAAGAACCTGGGCGCGGTGCTCGAGGCCGCCGGAAGCTCCATGGCCAAAGTAGTACAAACCACCTGCTACCTGGCCGACATGAACGATTTTCCAGTCTTCAACAAAGTTTATGCCGAGTATGTAAAAGAACCCTTCCCGGCCCGCGCCACCGTGCAGGTAGCCCGCCTGCCGCGCGATGTCAGGGTAGAAGTAGCCTGCATCGCCCTTCTCTAG
- the cas1e gene encoding type I-E CRISPR-associated endonuclease Cas1e: protein MKYETRNLQELPKFRDGLSYIYLEHGRLEQQDQAVAYYSQEGVVAIPAAALGVLLLGPGTSITHAAIRQLANNGCSVFWVGEEMVRFYASGMGETRSSANLMRQAQAWADPEAHLEVVKRMYRMRFPEGLPPDLTLEQIRGREGVRMRDSYARWSRETGVEWKGRNYNRGNWAAADPINRALSAGAACLYGIAHAAIVSAGYSPALGFIHTGKQLSFVYDVADLYKAETLIPTAFKVVAESEFGVERRVRQALRDQLREVKLLERIVSDLHSLFDALEILDPYAEDASAPGELWDVDGTVPGGVAYGELEPDDPN, encoded by the coding sequence ATGAAATACGAAACCCGCAATCTACAAGAACTTCCCAAGTTCCGCGACGGGCTTTCGTACATCTACCTCGAGCATGGCCGCCTCGAGCAGCAAGACCAGGCCGTAGCCTACTACAGCCAAGAAGGGGTGGTGGCCATACCGGCTGCCGCGCTGGGGGTGCTGCTGCTGGGCCCCGGCACCTCCATCACCCATGCCGCCATTCGTCAGCTTGCCAACAACGGCTGTTCGGTGTTCTGGGTGGGTGAGGAGATGGTGCGCTTTTATGCCAGTGGCATGGGTGAAACCCGTTCCAGTGCCAACCTGATGCGCCAAGCGCAAGCCTGGGCCGACCCAGAGGCGCACCTGGAAGTGGTCAAGCGCATGTACCGGATGCGCTTTCCCGAAGGACTGCCGCCCGACCTTACCCTGGAACAAATTCGGGGCCGAGAGGGGGTACGGATGCGTGATAGCTACGCTCGCTGGAGCCGCGAGACCGGGGTGGAGTGGAAGGGCCGCAACTACAACCGGGGGAACTGGGCTGCCGCCGACCCCATCAACCGCGCCCTCTCGGCGGGGGCCGCCTGCCTGTACGGGATTGCCCACGCCGCCATCGTCTCGGCGGGGTACAGCCCGGCCCTCGGGTTCATCCACACCGGCAAGCAGCTTTCCTTCGTCTACGATGTGGCCGACCTCTACAAGGCCGAAACCCTGATCCCAACTGCTTTTAAGGTAGTAGCCGAATCGGAGTTCGGCGTAGAGAGGCGGGTGCGCCAGGCCCTGCGCGACCAGCTCCGGGAGGTCAAGCTGTTGGAGCGCATCGTCTCAGATTTACACTCTTTGTTCGATGCCCTGGAAATCCTCGATCCCTATGCCGAAGATGCCTCGGCCCCCGGTGAGCTATGGGATGTGGACGGTACGGTTCCTGGTGGGGTGGCCTATGGCGAACTCGAGCCAGACGACCCCAACTAA
- a CDS encoding DUF4160 domain-containing protein, with translation MITLHRSGQYRFYVNSGYNLEQPYICVKHEGHFAKFLLQPLALQSNNGFSRAELSRIQQAILDSRDQLLKYWASARGSEGEKPSGELLLHQE, from the coding sequence ATGATTACACTCCATCGGTCGGGTCAGTACCGCTTTTACGTCAACTCGGGCTACAACCTCGAGCAGCCCTATATTTGCGTCAAACACGAAGGGCACTTCGCCAAGTTCTTACTGCAGCCGCTGGCCTTGCAGTCCAACAACGGCTTTTCCCGTGCCGAACTGAGCCGCATCCAGCAAGCCATCCTGGATTCCCGCGACCAGCTTCTCAAATACTGGGCCAGCGCCAGGGGCAGCGAGGGTGAAAAGCCCAGTGGAGAGCTGCTGCTGCACCAGGAATAG
- a CDS encoding SDR family NAD(P)-dependent oxidoreductase: MFRGKVVLITGAARGIGRAIAEAFAHEQALLVLCDVRPEGLEVAKRLGALFVYADLALPEHRARFVEQAVKQWGSIHVLVNNAAIAAPGSALKVGLADWQRTLEVNLTAPMHLSALAAREMVRSGGGAIVNVASVQGLLAEQNNAAYNASKGGLVNLTRSLALDLAPLHIRVNAVAPGAIATESVLEAIQMSEHPELTRQDWEDLHALRRLGKPEEVAQAVVFLASERASFITGAILPVDGGMTASFMMAGRPV; the protein is encoded by the coding sequence ATGTTTCGTGGCAAGGTGGTGCTGATTACCGGAGCGGCCCGCGGTATTGGACGGGCCATTGCCGAGGCTTTTGCCCATGAGCAGGCCCTCCTGGTGCTATGTGATGTGCGGCCGGAGGGCCTCGAGGTAGCCAAGCGCCTGGGGGCTCTGTTCGTGTACGCCGACCTGGCCCTGCCCGAGCATCGTGCGCGCTTCGTGGAGCAGGCCGTCAAACAGTGGGGCAGCATTCACGTGCTGGTTAACAACGCCGCCATCGCCGCCCCCGGCTCGGCGCTCAAGGTGGGGCTGGCCGATTGGCAGCGAACCCTGGAAGTGAACCTGACCGCACCCATGCACCTTTCGGCCCTGGCAGCCCGCGAAATGGTGCGCTCGGGTGGGGGGGCGATTGTCAATGTGGCCAGCGTGCAAGGGCTGTTGGCCGAGCAGAACAATGCCGCCTACAACGCCTCCAAGGGGGGCCTGGTGAACCTGACCCGTTCGCTGGCGCTCGACCTGGCGCCCCTACACATCCGGGTCAATGCGGTGGCACCGGGGGCCATCGCCACCGAGAGCGTGTTGGAAGCCATCCAGATGTCCGAGCACCCCGAACTCACCCGCCAGGACTGGGAAGACCTGCACGCCCTGCGCCGCCTGGGCAAGCCCGAGGAGGTGGCCCAGGCTGTGGTGTTTTTGGCTTCCGAACGGGCCAGCTTCATCACCGGGGCCATTCTGCCGGTAGACGGCGGCATGACAGCCAGTTTTATGATGGCTGGCAGACCGGTATAA
- the cas5e gene encoding type I-E CRISPR-associated protein Cas5/CasD, with amino-acid sequence MPTLLLRLAGPMQSWGTKSRFDERDTDLSPSKSGVIGLLCAAMGIDREKREPVLELADLLMGVRVDQPGVLRYDYQTAQNVIAADESKVHPTTISRRYYLADAVFLVGLEGKDWRLLKRAHQALKNPVWPLFLGRKGYVPSPGVFLPDGLRDEPLREALKYEFLGRDWPKDEEGKDLESARLPVMLENRDSSEGSLRMDQPLGSFAERRFGARFVVSDFVEVERVPEPTPA; translated from the coding sequence ATGCCCACCCTACTGCTACGCCTGGCAGGCCCCATGCAGTCCTGGGGCACCAAGAGCCGCTTCGACGAGCGGGACACCGATCTTTCGCCCTCCAAAAGCGGGGTGATCGGTCTGCTGTGCGCCGCGATGGGCATAGACCGTGAGAAGCGCGAGCCTGTACTGGAACTGGCGGATTTACTTATGGGTGTACGGGTGGATCAGCCGGGCGTGCTGCGCTACGACTACCAGACCGCCCAGAACGTGATCGCTGCCGATGAGTCCAAGGTGCACCCCACCACCATCTCGAGGCGCTACTACTTGGCCGATGCCGTCTTCCTCGTGGGGTTGGAAGGAAAGGATTGGAGGCTGCTCAAGCGCGCTCACCAGGCGCTCAAAAACCCGGTTTGGCCGCTTTTCCTCGGAAGAAAAGGCTATGTGCCAAGCCCTGGCGTATTCCTGCCCGATGGCTTGCGGGACGAGCCCTTGCGAGAAGCTTTGAAGTACGAATTCCTCGGGCGTGATTGGCCCAAGGACGAGGAAGGAAAAGACCTCGAGTCGGCCAGACTGCCCGTGATGCTCGAAAATCGGGACTCGAGCGAAGGCTCACTGCGCATGGATCAGCCACTCGGCTCATTTGCTGAGCGCCGCTTTGGGGCCCGCTTCGTGGTTTCGGATTTTGTGGAGGTGGAGCGTGTACCTGAGCCGACTCCAGCTTGA
- a CDS encoding GNAT family N-acetyltransferase: MSLLVDVLSGAEVAPFIPELARLRMAVFRAWPYLYEGSLEYEEHYLAKFLGLPESTLVVVRDGERVVGASTALPLAQAEAEFQEPFVKAGLEPADWYYFGESVLEPAYRGQGLGVAFFRHREARALQLGYRQVTFCAVERPANHPLKPSDYVPLDAFWQRRGYSKRPDLVCQFAWQDLGQPQETPKPLVFWIKAL; encoded by the coding sequence ATGAGCTTGCTTGTGGACGTACTTTCCGGTGCCGAGGTGGCCCCTTTCATTCCCGAGCTGGCCCGGCTGCGGATGGCGGTCTTCAGGGCGTGGCCTTATCTGTACGAGGGGAGCCTCGAGTATGAAGAGCACTACCTGGCCAAGTTTCTGGGCCTTCCAGAAAGCACCCTGGTGGTGGTGCGGGATGGCGAACGGGTGGTGGGGGCCTCTACGGCCTTGCCCCTGGCGCAGGCCGAGGCCGAGTTTCAAGAACCCTTCGTGAAGGCGGGGCTCGAGCCAGCCGATTGGTACTACTTTGGGGAGTCGGTGCTGGAACCGGCCTACCGCGGCCAGGGGTTGGGGGTGGCCTTTTTCCGTCACCGAGAGGCCCGGGCCCTGCAACTCGGCTACCGCCAGGTCACTTTTTGTGCCGTCGAACGCCCGGCGAACCACCCCCTCAAGCCTTCCGACTACGTACCCCTGGATGCGTTCTGGCAGCGGCGCGGATATTCCAAGCGCCCAGATCTGGTTTGTCAGTTTGCTTGGCAAGACCTGGGCCAGCCCCAGGAGACCCCTAAGCCGCTGGTTTTTTGGATCAAGGCGCTCTAA
- the meaB gene encoding methylmalonyl Co-A mutase-associated GTPase MeaB, producing the protein MNLYERFLAQDMRALARAITLVESGYAEGQALLRQLRGRGHARVVGLTGSPGAGKSTLTDRLIEEARKRDERVAVLAVDPSSPFTGGAILGDRIRMMRHHQDKNVYIRSLASRGALGGLAGATVASLALLEAFGFDRIFVETVGVGQSEVDIARVADTTVLILTPAAGDAVQAFKAGVMEIADVFVVNKFDLPGGERIVQELKTTLELAAPRPAGWKPPVLTAVAPKAEGIPELFEALETHYQHLQKHNLLEADRLERARFEIESVIQEWGRRKTREGQELIARVAHGDLTPEEAAMQLLGVLEGTRT; encoded by the coding sequence ATGAACCTCTACGAGCGTTTTCTGGCCCAGGACATGCGGGCTCTGGCCCGGGCCATCACCTTAGTGGAGTCAGGCTATGCCGAAGGGCAGGCCCTCTTGCGCCAGTTGCGCGGGCGCGGCCACGCCCGGGTGGTGGGCCTCACCGGCAGCCCCGGGGCAGGCAAAAGCACCCTCACCGACCGGCTGATCGAGGAGGCCCGCAAGCGGGACGAGCGGGTGGCGGTGCTGGCGGTAGACCCCAGCAGCCCCTTCACCGGGGGGGCCATTCTGGGCGACCGCATCCGCATGATGCGCCACCACCAGGATAAAAACGTATATATTCGCTCGCTGGCCAGCCGGGGGGCGCTAGGAGGGCTGGCGGGTGCCACGGTGGCCAGCCTGGCCCTGCTGGAGGCGTTTGGCTTTGACCGCATCTTCGTGGAGACGGTGGGGGTGGGGCAGAGCGAGGTGGATATTGCCCGCGTAGCCGATACCACCGTGCTCATTCTGACCCCTGCTGCAGGCGACGCCGTACAGGCCTTCAAGGCCGGGGTGATGGAGATTGCCGATGTTTTTGTGGTCAACAAGTTCGACCTACCCGGGGGGGAGCGCATTGTGCAGGAGCTCAAGACCACCCTCGAGCTCGCCGCCCCGCGCCCCGCCGGCTGGAAGCCGCCCGTCCTGACCGCCGTGGCCCCCAAAGCCGAGGGGATTCCCGAGCTGTTCGAGGCCCTGGAGACCCATTACCAGCACCTGCAAAAGCACAACCTGCTCGAGGCCGACCGGCTCGAGCGGGCCCGCTTCGAAATCGAGAGTGTGATTCAGGAATGGGGCCGCCGCAAGACCCGTGAAGGCCAGGAGCTGATTGCCAGGGTAGCCCACGGCGACCTTACCCCCGAGGAAGCCGCCATGCAGCTTTTGGGCGTGCTCGAGGGCACCCGCACCTAG